AAGGAGATTGGTCGTGAGCACCGGGGCCGCGGAGTGAGCGGATCAGCCTCGCGCAGTTTGCGAGGCTTCCCGTAGTTGTTGCTGCGACTTCAGTCGCCGGTGACCGGCTGCGCGCGGAACTTTCCATTCAGGCCGGCCACAGCGTTGTTGGACCTCGCACGAGGGGCTGCAGGTCGAAGGATCTATAGGCGAGGTCGCACGTGCGCTGCCGACTGCACGGTCCATCCCGAAATGGTACGAGATCTCCCGATCCCACCATCTTCCCCTCATCGCCATGAACTCTCCTCTCTTCGCCGGGCCAAACCTCACGGCCGGCAAGCTGAAGCTGGTGCGATACGCCATGTTCGCCGGGCTGCTGCTGTTCGGCGGCATCGCGTACTGGCAGAGCACCCACCGCACCGAGCCGCTGAACCCCGAGACGCCGCTCGACGCGCTGCGCTGGGTGGGCTACGGGCTGTGCGTGCTGGCGATCGTCGGCATGGCCGCGTTTCGCGGCATCCGCGCGCGGGCGCAGGGCGCGGCGCGGCAGACGTGGAGCCTGATCGGGAGCGCGCTGGCCGAGGGCGCGGCACTTTTCGGCGCCGTCTACATCCTGCTGGGCGGCCAGCCGTGGGTCTACGCGCTCGGACTGGCAATCTTCCTGGCCACCTGGGCCGTGCTCCCCGCCGATCCCGACGCCGTGTAGCGGGCGGTCTGCCGAACGAAACGCTGGCGCATCGCCGGCGCGCGCATGAGCTTGGAAGGGCGGACCGGTGCCGGCGTTCGTCGGAGCGATCGCGCATCGCTTCGAGTGCTTCTACCTCATCCCCGCCGCGCCATGAGCAACGTGCACTCCATCCCCCGGACTCCGCGCGCCCGTCGGAGCACCGCCCGCGGGCTGATCGCGGTGGCGCTGTCGCTGGCCGCGGGCGCGAGCGCCGGCTTCCGCGCGGGGCCGCAGCCGTCTCCCTCCTCGGGATACGCCTACTACGGCGAGGCGCCGCCGGGCGGAGCGTGGACGGCGAAGAACTTCGACGACCTCACGCGCTCCGACGTTCCCGCGTACCGGACGTCCGGCCCGCCGCTCGACCCGGACGTCGAGATGGCCATCCGCGAGGGCGACCGCCTCCGGGCCCGCGGGGTGGTGAACGTTCGCGACCGGCCGTGGGAGAAGCGGCACGACGAGCCGGCGGTGATCGGATCGCTGCGCCCGGGCGAGCAGGTTGTGATCCGCGAGGTCCGTGCGGTCTGGCTGGGCAGCGAGCACCGGCGCATGGCGTTCTGGGTGCGCTACGAGCACCCGTCACGCGCCCGCTGAGCGCGTCCTCCCGAAGCGGCGTGCGGGCGGCCCGGTCGGCCGCCCGTCGTGCATGGAATCCGGATCTCCCGGCCAGGTGACCGAAGGCGAATGGCGACAGGGTTGGAGGGACCGGCCGCCGGTGCGGCCGGGGGCGAAGTGGCGGCCGGCCCCGGCCTGGCGCGCAGGCTGGGGCTGTTCGACGCGACGATGATCGTGATGGGCGGCATCGTCGGGTCGGGGATCTTCGTCAACCCGCACGTCGTGGCGGAGCGGGTGCACACGCCGCTGCTGATCGTGGGCGCGTGGGTGGCGGGCGGGCTGATCGCGCTGGCGGGCGCCTTCGTGTATGCGGAGCTGGCGGCGCGCCGGCCGCAGGTGGGCGGGCAGTACGCCTACCTCCGCGACGCGTATCACCCGGCCGTGGCCTTCGTCTACGGCTGGGCGCTGCTGCTGGTGATCCAGACCGGCGGGATGGCCGCCGTGGCCGTGACCTTCGCGCGCTACTTCCGCGAGACCACGCACGTGCCGCTGGGCGAGCCGGCCGTGGCCGCGCTGGGAATCGCGCTGCTGGTGGCGGTCAACTGCCTGGGTGTGCGCGCCGGGAGCACCGTGCAGAGCGCGCTCATGGTGCTGAAGATCGTGGCCATCGGCGCGCTGGTGGCCGCCGGGCTCTTCTTCGCCGGGCGTCCCGCGGCGGACGCGGTCGCGGCGACGGCGGGTGGGGATGGGGATTCGCTCGCGTCGTTCGGCGCGGCGATGACGCCGGTGATGTTTGCGTATGGCGGCTGGCAGACGGCCAGCTTCGTCGCCGGCGAGATGCGCAACCCGCGGCGCGACCTGGCGCGCGGGCTGATGATCGGCGTCCTCGGCGTGATCGCGCTCTACGTCGCGGTCAACGTCGCCTGCGTCCTCGCGCTCGGCGCCGCGGGGCTGGCGGGGACGCCCACTCCCGCGTCGGCGGTGATGCGCAACGCGTTCGGGCCGGCGGGCGCGGCGCTGATCGCGGTCGGCATCGCCATCTCCACCCTCGGCTTCCTGAGCCAGGGGATGCTCACCGCGCCGCGCGTGTATTTCGCCATGGCGGCCGACGGGCTGTTCTTCCGCCGCATCGCGTGGGTCGATCCCCGCACCCGCGCGCCGGCCGCGGCCATCGTGCTGCAGGGCGTGCTCTCGCTCCTCATCGCCCTCACCGGCACGTACGAGCAGATCCTGAACTACGTCGTCTCGGTCGACTGGATCTTCTTCGGCCTGACGGCGGGCACCATCTTCGTCTTCCGCCGCCGCGCAGCGGGAGATGGAGATGCGGGCGCGCGCATCCCCGGGCACCCGGTGACGACGGCGCTCTTCATCGCCGCGGCGGCGCTGATCGTCGCCAGCACCGTGTGGAAGTATCCCGCCAACAGCGCGGTGGGGATCGCCATCATGCTCGCCGGCATCCCCGTCTACCTCCTCTGGCGCCGCCGGGGGACGGCGTGACGCCGCCCGTCGGGTCGCGCTACCTGCGCTGGGCCAAGCTGCACCGCCCGTCGCGGTACGACCTGACGTCCAGCGGAATGCCGCACCTCGCGCTCGCCGATCTCCCCGCGCCGCCGGGAACGCTCGCGCTGGGCGGCACCGGCGCGTACGGCTACGGCGCGCTGGGAAATGCCATCGCGCGCCGCTACCGCGTTCCCGCCGACCGTGTCGTGCAGGCGCTGGGCTGCTCGATGGCCAACTTCCTGGCGATGTCGGCGCTCCTCGGGCCGGCGGACGAGGTGGTGATCGAGCACCCGGCGTACGAGCCGCTCCTCTCCGTCGCCCGCCACCTGGGCGCGAGCATCCGCCGCTTCCCGCGCCGCGCGGAGGACGGCTTCGCGATCGACCCCGCCGAGGTCG
Above is a genomic segment from Longimicrobium sp. containing:
- a CDS encoding APC family permease yields the protein MATGLEGPAAGAAGGEVAAGPGLARRLGLFDATMIVMGGIVGSGIFVNPHVVAERVHTPLLIVGAWVAGGLIALAGAFVYAELAARRPQVGGQYAYLRDAYHPAVAFVYGWALLLVIQTGGMAAVAVTFARYFRETTHVPLGEPAVAALGIALLVAVNCLGVRAGSTVQSALMVLKIVAIGALVAAGLFFAGRPAADAVAATAGGDGDSLASFGAAMTPVMFAYGGWQTASFVAGEMRNPRRDLARGLMIGVLGVIALYVAVNVACVLALGAAGLAGTPTPASAVMRNAFGPAGAALIAVGIAISTLGFLSQGMLTAPRVYFAMAADGLFFRRIAWVDPRTRAPAAAIVLQGVLSLLIALTGTYEQILNYVVSVDWIFFGLTAGTIFVFRRRAAGDGDAGARIPGHPVTTALFIAAAALIVASTVWKYPANSAVGIAIMLAGIPVYLLWRRRGTA